The Hymenobacter sp. DG25A nucleotide sequence ACGGATACGCCCTTGGCCGCGGCGCTGCTCAACACCCCGGAAAAAGCCGAGGCCAGCGCCAAGCGCCACCCGCTGCAGCGCGTGGGTCAGCCCCAGGACCTGGCCTATATGGCTACTTTCCTCCTCTCCGACCACGGCTCCTTTATTACCGGACAGGTACTGCCGGTAGATGGTGGTATGGGCCGCCTGAAGTAATGCCGTATTTTTCGCTGATATCTACGCTCGCAGCGCATGGCTAAAATCGTATTGTTCTGGCATCGGCGCGACCTGCGCCAGCATGATAACGCGGGCCTCACGGCGGCGCTGCAAAGTGGCTACCCGGTAGTGCCCCTGTTCATCTACGACCGGGATATTCTGGACAACCTGCCCAGCCGCCGCGATGCGCGCGTCACGTTTATCTACCAGGAAGTGGAGCGCCTGGCCCGGCAAACGGAACAAGCCGGGGGCACTTTCCTAGCCTACCACGGCCAGCCATTGGAGGTTTTTGAGCAATTGCTGCAGCAGCTGGACGTAGCCGCCGTGTATACCAACGAGGATTACGAGCCCTACGCCACTGCCCGGGACACCGCCGTGGCGGAACTGCTGAAGGCCCGCGGGGTGGAGTTTCGCGCGTTTAAGGACCAGGTAATCTTTGCCAAGAATGAGATTCTCAGCAAGTCCGGCACGCCCTCCAAAGTGTTTGGGGCCTACAGCAAAGCCTGGCAGGCCGCGCTGCGCGACGAGCACTTAGCCCCCTACCCCACGGCCGAGCTTTTTCAGACCGGGAACCTGCAAGCCTTGCCCGCCACGCCGGCCCGCCCGACCTTGGCGGATATGGGCTTTATTCCTTTCGAGCAGTTTGTGCCCGCCGCCGAGCTGCCCGCGGAGGCCCTGGTGCGCAACTACCATAACACCCGCGACAAGCCCGGCCTGGTGAATAGCAGCACGCGCCGCTCGGTGCACCTGCGGTTTGGCACCCTGAGCGTGCGGGAGTTGATGCGGCAGGCCCGGGAGCTGAATCCCAAACTGCTGGGCGAGCTGATCTGGCGCGACTACTTCATGATGCTGCTCTGGCACTTTCCCTTCTCCGCCACCGAAAGCTACGACCCGCGCCTGCGCCGCGTGCCCTACCGCAACAACGAAGCGGAGTTTACCGCCTGGTGCGAAGGCCGCACGGGCTACCCGCTGGTTGATGCCGGTATGCGGGAGCTCAACCAAACCGGCTATATGCCCAACCGGGCCCGCATTGCTGCCGCGGGCTTTCTGGTGAAGCACCTGCTCATTGACTGGCGCTGGGGCGAGCGGTACTTCGCCGATAAGCTGCTGGACTACGACCTGGCCCAGAACGTGGGCAACTGGCAATGGATGGCCGGCACCGGCGCCGTGGCCGCCCCCTGGTTCCGGGTATACAGCCCCCAAAGCCAGCAGGAACAGTACGACCCCACCTTCGCCTACGTGTGGCAATGGATACCCGAGTTTGGCACTTGCGAATACCCCAAACCCATTGTAGACCACAAATTTGCCCGCGAACGGGCCATTACTACCCTGCGCACGGCCTATAAAGCCATGGAGTAAACCCCAAAGCCGGAACCAAGCAGGCCCCGCACGGTTATAGACATACTATGGAAAAGGAGCGCATCAAACAAGCCTACCTCGATTACGTACTGCGCAAAGGCAGCCCGCCGGCCTCGGTGTACAAGCTCACGCAAAAGCTGGGCCTGCCGGAGCAGGAATTCTACCGCTTCTACGCCAACTTCGACGCCATTGACCGGGAGCTGTGGGCCGATTTTGGCCGTCAGGCTCTTGCTACGGCCGAGAAAGAGCCGGTGTGGGCGCAGTACGGCAGCCGCGAAAAGCTGCTCAGCTTCTACTACACGCTACTTGAGATTCTGAAGCGCAACCGCAGCTATGCCCTGCAGTCGTTGCGCCGCTCCCTGCACCGTATGCCCGGCCTCACGCCCCGTGTGCTCGATGATTTCCGGCAAGAGTTTGAGGCCTTTGTGACGGAGATTCTGCGCGAAGGACGCCGCACGGAGGAAGTAGCCGCCCGCCCCATCATTCAGGATCAGTACCCGCGCGCCTTCTGGCAGCAGATGCTGTTTGTGCTGGGCTTCTTCGCCAAAGATGATACCGTGGATTTTGCGCGCACCGATGCCGCCGTGGAAAAAGCCGTAACGCTGAGCTTCGACCTGGTAGGCCGCAACACCCTGGATTCCGCCCTGGATTTCGTGCGTTTTCTGGTGCGCCGCTAGCTTGTCTTCCTGCTTATTCTCGTTTCAAGCTCATGGAAGAAACCTCCAAGTCCCTCGACTCCCTGCCTACTACCAAAGTGGCGCGGGCGGCGCGCTTCGCTAAAACCGGCTTTAATGTGGGTGCCAACTACGTGAAGCACTACGCCAAGCGGGCAGTTGGCGCCGAAAGCACCACCCAGGATTTGCATGAGGCAAATGCCGCTGAGCTCTACGGTACGCTGAGCGAGATGAAAGGCTCAGTGCTGAAAGTGGCCCAGATGCTGGCCATGGAAAAGAACATTCTGCCCGCGGCCTATGCCGACCAGTTTGCCCAGGCCCAGTACCAAACCCCGCCCCTGTCCGGCCCGCTGGTAGTAAAGGCGTTTCGGGATGCATTCGGGAAGTCGCCTTTTGAGGTGTTTGAGGAGTTCGACATCAATGCCCGGCAGGCCGCCAGCATTGGTCAGGTGCACTTTGCCCGCCAGGAAGGCCGGGAGCTGGCTGTGAAAGTGCAGTACCCCGGCGTGGCCGACAGCATCCGCTCAGATATCCGGCTGGTGAAGCCCATTGCCCTTCGTATTCTGGGGCTGGATGAAGCCACCGTGCGGCCTTACCTGCAGGAAGTGGAAACGCGCCTACTGGAGGAAACCGATTATGCGCTGGAGCTGCGGCGGGGCCAAGAAATTGCGGCCGCCTGTGCCCACTTGCCCCACCTGGAGTTTGCGCGCTACTACCCCGAGCTTTCTTCGACCCGCATCCTCACCATGGACTGGCTGCCGGGTCAGCATTTGAAAGAGTTTCTGGCCACGGCTCCAGCGCAGGAAGTGCGCAACCAGCTGGGTCAGGCACTCTGGGACTTCTACATGTATCAGCTTAACGAATTGCGCCAGGTGCACGCCGACCCGCATCCAGGCAACTTCCTACTCCGAACTGATGAAGGCGGCACCTTGGGTGTGCTGGACTTTGGCTGCGTAAAGGAAATTCCTGCCGAAGTACACCGGCTCTTCACGGCGCTGCTGGCCCCGGAAACCCTCACTGATCCGGCCTTGCTCACGTCCCTGCTGCAGGAAGCCGGCGTGGTGCGTCCGGAAGACACCGCCGCCAAGCGGGCGTTTTACGTCAGCACGATGCAGGCCTCGCTGGAGTTGGTAGGCCGCCCTTTCCGGGAGGATACCTTTGATTTCGGCGACCCGGCCTATATGCAGGCACTTTATGCCTTGGGCGACGACCTGATGCAGCAGCCTGAGCTGCGCCAGCAGCGGGAACCGCGCGGCTCCGAGCATTTCATTTACTTGAACAGAACCTACGTGGGGCTGTATGCTTTCCTGACCGAGCTACGGGCGCGGGTACGCACCCGCTAAACGGATAATCAGCCTCTAACAGACCCCCGCCTAACATTTTTACCTGTTTTCGCTTAACTACTTATTCACAATCCACTCTCCTTTTTTCCATGAAAAAAATCTGGACGCTTTGCCTGGCGCTGCTGGGCACAGCCACCCTGGCCTCCGCGCAGACTTCTACCACGGCCGCCAAACCGGTTATGAGCTGCTGCGCCAAGCCGGCGGCCAACCAGCAAGCCACTGAAGCCTTTGCCATGCTGGCCACCAACGAGGAATTCTCCGGCGGCCACGATGCTCCCCTGCCCTATGAGTACCAGGGCCCCGGCGAGATGATTGAATTCAAAACCACCGACGGCCAGACTGCCCGCGGCTTCGAAATCAAAAGCAACGTGCGCTCCGATAAGTATCTGTTTGTGATCCACGAGTGGTGGGGCCTGAACGACTACATCAAGAAGGAAGCCGCCCGCTTTGCCACTGAGCTGAAAGGCGTCAACGTTATTGCCCTCGACCTTTATGATGGCAAAGTGGCGGAAACGGCAGATGAAGCCGGCAAGCTGATGCAGGCTGTGCAAACGGCCCGCGCCGAGGCCATTATTAAAGGTGCTATCCTGCATGCCGGCCCCAAAGCGCAGATTGCCAGCGTTGGCTGGTGCTTCGGTGGTGGCTGGTCATTGCAAACGGCCCTGCTGGCCGGCCCCAAAGCGGTAGGCTGCGTGATGTACTACGGCATGCCGGAGAAAAGCGTAGACCGCCTCAAAACGCTGAACACCGATGTTCTGGGCATTTTTGCCGCCCAGGATCAGTGGATTTCCCCCACGGTAGTGGCCGAATTTGTACGCGACATGGCAACGGCCAAGAAGAAGGTGACCATTAAAAACTACAATGCCGACCACGCCTTCGCCAACCCCTCCAACCCCAAATACAGCCAGGAATACGCCGAGGACGCCCACGCGCTGACGGTAGCTTACCTGCGCAAAAACTTCAAGCTGAAAGGCTAACGCTCTGCGGCAACTTTCAAATTTCAAATTACCCTTGCACACGCCTTCCCGGATTCCGGGAAGGCGTGTTGCTTTTATAGGAATTGTGAAACGCCTATTTTTAAACAAAACTGCTCTATCCCTCCCCGCTATGTCCACCACCTTGAATGCTTTATTGGCCGAATATGGTGAAAGCCACCAAAACCCTACCAACAAGCTGGTGCACTGGATATGCGTGCCGCTGATAATGTTTTCCCTTTTGGGGTTGTTATGGTCGGTACCTATGCCGGCGGGGGTGCATGCACTTAGTCCGTGGCTGAACCTGGCTACGGTAGTAATGGTACTGGCCGTGGTGTATTATTTCCGGCTCTCCGTGCCGCTGGCCATTGGCATGGTGCTGATTACTGTAGTAATGGCAATGGGCATCCGGCTGATTGATGCCGAATCTGGTTTACCGCTCTGGACCATCAGCCTCATCATCTTCGTGCTGGCCTGGGTGGGACAATTCTGGGGGCATAAAGTAGAAGGCAAAAAGCCCAGCTTTCTGAAGGATCTGCAATTTCTGCTCATTGGCCCGCTGTGGCTGCTGCACTTTGTATACCGGCGACTGGGATGGCAGTATTAATATGAAAGCTGGCAAAGTATCTGCTTCCTTCGCCCTCTCATTAAAACGCCTGTCATATAAACCCTTACTGTCATCATGAGTAAAGCGAAGGACCTTCTCACACTGAAACGATAATCGTCACAACGACTCGTTCTAGCGTGATAAGGTCCTTCGCTTTACTCAGGATGACAGGAAATTTAGTGGGGGGGATAGCTCTGGCTTATTGCGCTAAACGGGCCTTAAGTTGAACCAGGCTTTCGGCCAGCTGGTCCATGCTTTCCAGCACGAAGTACAGCTCCTGAAAGTGGTCTTTCTCGAAGGGCGTGGTAAGTACCCCATCCAGGCTGAACTCCAGGCGGGTGGGTTTTTCGCTGAGGCTGAACTTCACTTCTCCATGTGAGGATAGCAGGCCGGCCCCGTAGATGCGCAGCCCGTCGGGCTGGCGCAGCAGGCCAAACTCGGCGGTAAACCAGTATAGGCGCGTGAACAGCTCCAGGGTGGCGGGCCAACGCTCAAATTGCTGCACCGCGGCTTCACCCAGCTCTTGCAGGAAGCAGGCAAACTCCGGGTTCATCAACAGCGGTACATGGCCAAACACGTCATGGAACATGTCGGGCTCTTCCAGGTAATCCAGCTGCTCCAGCTTGCGCAGCCACGTGGTAGCGGGGAATTTCTTATCAGCCAGCAGGCCAAAGAAAACGGCATCATCCACAATGCCCGGCACTACTACCAATTCCCAGCCGGTAAGGGCCCGCAGGCGCGGGTTTACCTCTGCAAAATCCGGAATGGCATGGCGGTGAAAACCTATCTGCCGCAGCCCTTCCAAGAAAGGCTCGGCCGCCCGCCCCGGCAGCAGCGCCGACTGCCGGTCGAACAGCAATTGCCACACGTGCTGGTCGGCGGCGGTGTAGTGGGCGTATTGCTGCTCCATGAGCGGCAGCGCGGCCAGCGCGGTGGCGGTATCGGAAAGCAGAAAATCGGAGGAAGAAGTCATCATAAAAAATTAAAAAAGAGAAGAGCGAAAAAAGAAAAAGCCTGCCTCCGCTGAGCGGAAGCAGGCTTGAGAAGCATGTCGGAGGTGAGTGCTTAACCTCGCTGACACGCCGTAGCCGCTCCGCTCCTGGCGGGAGCGTAATAAGCGTAGGCGTAATAGCGGGTAACAAACCGAATCATGGAAGTAAAGATATTGGTGAAACCGGAATAAACAAGCCGCTAGACGGTTTTCAGCTGCCAGTTGGTAGAGAGCAGGGCGGCCAGCTCAGCTACACTTTCCGTGAGCTGCTCCCAATTAGGGAGCACAAAATACTGCTCCTGAAAGCGTACTTCCGTGAAAGGCGTATGCAATACGGAAGCAAGGTCGAAGTCGCGGCGGATGGTTTCATCGTCTACGCAGTGGTGCGTTTCGCCGGCCGAGGAAAGCAGACCCGCCCCGTAGATGCGCGGCTTGCCTTCTTCCATCACCAACCCAAATTCTACTGTGAACCAGTAGAGCGCGCGCAGGCGCTGCAACCCCTGCACATCGTTCAGGTGCAGGCGGGCTACGTGGCCCAGGAAGTGGAGGAAGTTGGCAAACGCCGCGTCCGTCAGCAACGGCACGTGCCCGAAGACATCATGAAACAGGTCGGCTTCCTCAATGAAGTCGAACTGCCGCATGGGCCGGATCCAGGTAGTGGCGGGAAACTTCTTCTCGGCCAGCAAGGCAAAGAAGGGGGCATCATCTACCATACCGGGCACCGCTACCAGCTCCCAACCCGTGTAGGCTTGCAGCCGCTCGTTCACTTCTTCAAACTTAGGAATGGCGTTGCGGTGAAAGCCAATGCGCTTGAGACCCTGCGCAAAGGCGGAGCAGGCCCGCTTGTGCAGCAGCGCAGTCTGGCGGTCGAACAGAACCTTCCATACTAATTGGTCCTGAGCAGTGTACTGGTCGTAGTGTTGCGCGAACATCGTATTGGACATAAAAAAAGCCCGGCTCCTGGAAGGAGTCGGGCTTTTGAGGTTTTCAGCGAGTAAGTAGCATGTAGCGCTCTTAGCTTCCGTACCGGCAATGCAGCCCAACTCCGTTTCGCATATTGCGAATCGGGGTTAGATAAAAGCATTTCACGGATTGGTTCTGCATACTGATTGCAAATATATAGGCAACAGCTAATTACTTGTATCTGAAACAGGGAATTATTTTTTCGAGAAGGCTAAAACAGCCCTTCCAGCTCAAAATAAGCCCGTTACTCCAGCTCCTGCCGCAGGGCATACACCCGGCGCAGGTTCCGGATCAGGCGCTCCGACTCCGCGAAGTTCAGCGTCTGCTGCCCATCGGAGGCGGCTTCTTCCGGCTTTTCGTGCGCTTCGTAGATGATGCCATCAGCACCAGCCATTACGCCGGCCAAGGCCATGGGGGCCACATGCTCTCGAATGCCAATGCCGTGCGACGGGTCTACAATAACGGGCAGATGGGTTTTCTCTTTCAGGATGGGCACGGCGTTCAGATCCAGCGTATTGCGCGAGGCCGTTTCAAATGTACGGATGCCCCGCTCGCAGAGAATCAGCTTTTCATTGCCCCCGGAAAACACGTATTCCGCCGAAGAGAGCAGCTCTTCAATGGTGCCGGAAATTCCGCGCTTAATCATCACGGGCTTATCTACGCCGCCCAGGGCATCCAGTAGGTTGAAGTTCTGGGTGTTGCGCGCGCCTACCTGGAACACATCCACGTAATCGTGCATCTCCTCTACCTGCGACACCTGCATTACCTCCGTCACAATCTTGATGCCGCGGGCCCGGGCCATCTGGTGAAATAGCTTCAGGCCATCCATGCCCAAACCGCGGAAAGAGTACGGTGAGGAACGGGGCTTAAACACGCCGCCACGCATGATCCGCACGTCATTATCCACCAGGTGCTGCATAATCAGCTCCATCTGGGCTTCGCTCTCAATGCTGCACGGGCCGGCGGCCAGCGTGAGGCTCCCCTCTCCTATCCGCACACCGTCGCCGAGGTCCAGCACGGTGGGGCGCACGCGCCATTTGCGGCTCACCAGCTTGTAGTCGTCGGATACCCGATGAATATCGAGGATGCCCGGCAGCTGCCCGATGGCGCGCAGGTCGATATCGGCTTTGCCGATAGCCACCAGGTAGTGGGCGCGCTGGGTTTTTACATCGGTTACTTTGTATTTGAGCGCCTGAATGCGGGCTTCAATATCCGCCTGAGCAGCGGCTGAAATATTGGGTTCGAGTTGGATGATCATCGGGAGAAAAGAAAACCAAGAAGGAAAATCAATCTGTCATCCTGAACTTGCGAAGGACCTTCTGCATGTTGAACGACCATCGTAACAACGACTCGTGCTTGCGTGAGAAGATCCTTCGCTGAGCTCAGGATGACAGGAGTAATAGGGAATTACTGAAGCACCGACTGCACAAAGCGGCTGGCAGCGGCCGGGGCATCTTCGGTGTCATCGAGGGCGCGGATCAGGGCGGAGCCGATGATGGCGCCTTCGGCAAACTGGCAGGCATGCTGGAAGGAAGATTTGTCGCCGATGCCGAAACCGATTAAGCGCGGGTTGCGCAGCTTCATGTCTTCGATGCGCTGAAAATAAGCATCCTGCACCCCTTCGGCCTGGGTATTGGCCCCACCCGTAGTGCCAGGGCCGGATACCAGGTAGAGGAAGGAATCCGTCAGGTCATCGATGCGGCGGATGCGCTCAGGGGCGGTTTGCGGCGTGATGAGGAAAACCGGGCGCATGTTATAGCGCTGGAAGATTTCCTGGTATTCGGCCACGTAGTCGTCCAGGGGCAGGTCGGGCAGAATGATGCCGTCCACTCCCACCGCCGCTGCTTCCCGGCAGAAGTTTTCCACCCCAAATTGCATCACCGGGTTCAGGTAGCCCATGAGCAGAATTGGCGTATCAGGCACGTGGCTCCGGATATCAGCCAGCTGGCGAAACAGCACCCGCAGGTTCATGCCGTTTTTCAGCGCCACAGAGCTGCTCTGCTGAATGACGGGACCATCGGCCAGGGGGTCAGAAAAAGGCATCCCGATTTCAATCAGGTCTGCGCCGGCCGTGGTCAGGGCCGTAAGCAGCGGCACCGTGGAATCCAGCGTGGGGTAGCCGGCCGTGAAATAGATATTGAGCAGGCCTTTCTGCTTTTTATCGAAGACGTTTTTTATTCGATTCATTGTAATTCTTTCTGTCATCCTGAGCTTGGCGAAGGACCTTGTCTCGCGTGAACAATAGCGTGCGGCCGTGACCTGACGTGATAAGGTCCTTCCTTCGTCAGGATGACAGATGTTGTGAGTGGTTACAGAATAGTATCGGCGTACTTCAGGTAAGTTTCCAGGTCTTTGTCGCCGCGGCCGGAGAGGTTTACCACCACCACGTCATCGGGGCCGGCGCCCAACTGGTCCAGCGCGGCTAGGGCATGCGCTGTTTCCAGGGCCGGGATAATG carries:
- a CDS encoding phenylalanine 4-monooxygenase, which encodes MMTSSSDFLLSDTATALAALPLMEQQYAHYTAADQHVWQLLFDRQSALLPGRAAEPFLEGLRQIGFHRHAIPDFAEVNPRLRALTGWELVVVPGIVDDAVFFGLLADKKFPATTWLRKLEQLDYLEEPDMFHDVFGHVPLLMNPEFACFLQELGEAAVQQFERWPATLELFTRLYWFTAEFGLLRQPDGLRIYGAGLLSSHGEVKFSLSEKPTRLEFSLDGVLTTPFEKDHFQELYFVLESMDQLAESLVQLKARLAQ
- a CDS encoding ABC1 kinase family protein; the protein is MEETSKSLDSLPTTKVARAARFAKTGFNVGANYVKHYAKRAVGAESTTQDLHEANAAELYGTLSEMKGSVLKVAQMLAMEKNILPAAYADQFAQAQYQTPPLSGPLVVKAFRDAFGKSPFEVFEEFDINARQAASIGQVHFARQEGRELAVKVQYPGVADSIRSDIRLVKPIALRILGLDEATVRPYLQEVETRLLEETDYALELRRGQEIAAACAHLPHLEFARYYPELSSTRILTMDWLPGQHLKEFLATAPAQEVRNQLGQALWDFYMYQLNELRQVHADPHPGNFLLRTDEGGTLGVLDFGCVKEIPAEVHRLFTALLAPETLTDPALLTSLLQEAGVVRPEDTAAKRAFYVSTMQASLELVGRPFREDTFDFGDPAYMQALYALGDDLMQQPELRQQREPRGSEHFIYLNRTYVGLYAFLTELRARVRTR
- a CDS encoding phenylalanine 4-monooxygenase, translating into MSNTMFAQHYDQYTAQDQLVWKVLFDRQTALLHKRACSAFAQGLKRIGFHRNAIPKFEEVNERLQAYTGWELVAVPGMVDDAPFFALLAEKKFPATTWIRPMRQFDFIEEADLFHDVFGHVPLLTDAAFANFLHFLGHVARLHLNDVQGLQRLRALYWFTVEFGLVMEEGKPRIYGAGLLSSAGETHHCVDDETIRRDFDLASVLHTPFTEVRFQEQYFVLPNWEQLTESVAELAALLSTNWQLKTV
- a CDS encoding DUF962 domain-containing protein; the protein is MSTTLNALLAEYGESHQNPTNKLVHWICVPLIMFSLLGLLWSVPMPAGVHALSPWLNLATVVMVLAVVYYFRLSVPLAIGMVLITVVMAMGIRLIDAESGLPLWTISLIIFVLAWVGQFWGHKVEGKKPSFLKDLQFLLIGPLWLLHFVYRRLGWQY
- a CDS encoding cryptochrome/photolyase family protein, which gives rise to MAKIVLFWHRRDLRQHDNAGLTAALQSGYPVVPLFIYDRDILDNLPSRRDARVTFIYQEVERLARQTEQAGGTFLAYHGQPLEVFEQLLQQLDVAAVYTNEDYEPYATARDTAVAELLKARGVEFRAFKDQVIFAKNEILSKSGTPSKVFGAYSKAWQAALRDEHLAPYPTAELFQTGNLQALPATPARPTLADMGFIPFEQFVPAAELPAEALVRNYHNTRDKPGLVNSSTRRSVHLRFGTLSVRELMRQARELNPKLLGELIWRDYFMMLLWHFPFSATESYDPRLRRVPYRNNEAEFTAWCEGRTGYPLVDAGMRELNQTGYMPNRARIAAAGFLVKHLLIDWRWGERYFADKLLDYDLAQNVGNWQWMAGTGAVAAPWFRVYSPQSQQEQYDPTFAYVWQWIPEFGTCEYPKPIVDHKFARERAITTLRTAYKAME
- the trpA gene encoding tryptophan synthase subunit alpha, with translation MNRIKNVFDKKQKGLLNIYFTAGYPTLDSTVPLLTALTTAGADLIEIGMPFSDPLADGPVIQQSSSVALKNGMNLRVLFRQLADIRSHVPDTPILLMGYLNPVMQFGVENFCREAAAVGVDGIILPDLPLDDYVAEYQEIFQRYNMRPVFLITPQTAPERIRRIDDLTDSFLYLVSGPGTTGGANTQAEGVQDAYFQRIEDMKLRNPRLIGFGIGDKSSFQHACQFAEGAIIGSALIRALDDTEDAPAAASRFVQSVLQ
- a CDS encoding TetR/AcrR family transcriptional regulator: MEKERIKQAYLDYVLRKGSPPASVYKLTQKLGLPEQEFYRFYANFDAIDRELWADFGRQALATAEKEPVWAQYGSREKLLSFYYTLLEILKRNRSYALQSLRRSLHRMPGLTPRVLDDFRQEFEAFVTEILREGRRTEEVAARPIIQDQYPRAFWQQMLFVLGFFAKDDTVDFARTDAAVEKAVTLSFDLVGRNTLDSALDFVRFLVRR
- the aroF gene encoding 3-deoxy-7-phosphoheptulonate synthase, whose product is MIIQLEPNISAAAQADIEARIQALKYKVTDVKTQRAHYLVAIGKADIDLRAIGQLPGILDIHRVSDDYKLVSRKWRVRPTVLDLGDGVRIGEGSLTLAAGPCSIESEAQMELIMQHLVDNDVRIMRGGVFKPRSSPYSFRGLGMDGLKLFHQMARARGIKIVTEVMQVSQVEEMHDYVDVFQVGARNTQNFNLLDALGGVDKPVMIKRGISGTIEELLSSAEYVFSGGNEKLILCERGIRTFETASRNTLDLNAVPILKEKTHLPVIVDPSHGIGIREHVAPMALAGVMAGADGIIYEAHEKPEEAASDGQQTLNFAESERLIRNLRRVYALRQELE
- a CDS encoding dienelactone hydrolase family protein translates to MKKIWTLCLALLGTATLASAQTSTTAAKPVMSCCAKPAANQQATEAFAMLATNEEFSGGHDAPLPYEYQGPGEMIEFKTTDGQTARGFEIKSNVRSDKYLFVIHEWWGLNDYIKKEAARFATELKGVNVIALDLYDGKVAETADEAGKLMQAVQTARAEAIIKGAILHAGPKAQIASVGWCFGGGWSLQTALLAGPKAVGCVMYYGMPEKSVDRLKTLNTDVLGIFAAQDQWISPTVVAEFVRDMATAKKKVTIKNYNADHAFANPSNPKYSQEYAEDAHALTVAYLRKNFKLKG